The Myxocyprinus asiaticus isolate MX2 ecotype Aquarium Trade chromosome 39, UBuf_Myxa_2, whole genome shotgun sequence genome window below encodes:
- the LOC127430120 gene encoding nuclear mitotic apparatus protein 1-like isoform X1, with protein MKLSGAKAGALLIWINSVCPEEPVGQFTHLKDGHQLLRICYKLQGKVPDGELKTLSLYNKVEIIFSILHYDFHLTTRQSSLILQKIDQEVDLELQLAKVAILLCYCSFKKNNLQPLSANAQSVIASMFHLVKDDADGLSLDEGLDQFLTQDSVMNSSTSSTESSGCSSFYTDDESPIFGRFQRPPRVKFQELCKVAFSSDGSPVQDIMSTPHFQLKKLRKELAHEGDVRDELEIELANQIAIISEKEGLISQLQHRVERLLREQGELEKDHKAELLELQEKNESLLRRVHEVLKQCQDLKTDNSQKEKKIDELTEENGTLAAQVRNTFFQLARAEEEVAKLTLTHETSQAEWMKRKEFIERELNEVVTHRVCLNEQVQILQGKISVLEDELKKAQSQERGEVMGPIMEWEKLKQELSELTLKRAQLQDTISRLEKEKAEVEALLVQERCSFEKETTRLQTLVFDLEKSVSSIRMEREALQKALMTQKEMFTSQISALESDVSRLQQVEVRLTTEITISAELRQQRGELEGKVACLDKMVNALQTEIQGMEKERETKQDALNALMVDLQNAQTTLQDYEKKLEKHQKVVEDKASLTKEACTLRQEIDEHLQTIGELQGQISILRQEKTEEESKVSQALTKIESVKTQILELSEQISLKDEEITNLRNEYVSLDTKFKLVKEQNCEINESCKEHEDTIKKLQQELLSASSTASEKQEEVLVLSAEVASLKEQICHYNKNDQQKQDKLSVLEAEQNVLKENLTSIRNQLTEATTTTLQKESELISLKQELCLQETLREKSQELETARCEEFERKVNELQAKIIEVSTLASEREACMTSLQCEIKDQQLRAKQSEDDLRRELEEHVGNLQRQLEAANCGAADKDHQLESLEQKLRQMELLCQQKDKDVLVTLQTKEDLETKIVELAEKQHLDECQNNLEKERGHLSAEVSSLKEEICCYLENDQQKQQEVSLLKDEYYALKESFASLQNQLIELTTTASQKESELLLVQQEVCHQEALRESAQELETVMRKDFERKMSELQAKILEISTLASEREAQISSLQDEMKDQQLKSKQSEGDLRIELEEKVCTLKGELHAAICDAANKDHQLESLDQKLRLIELLCQQKDKDVLETHKAKEDLEKKIGELLVEKQQLHECQHNLEKERDHLLSKVSSLKEEISNSLLNEQQKRQEVSVLKDEQNALKENLAALQNQLEEMTATALQKESELILLQQELCLKEKAQDHENIIREESKKKVCELQAKILEVSTLASEREAQIRSLQDEMKDQQLKFKQSEDELHRELEEKVGGLQGQLETVSRDTADKDHFLQSLEQKLRQMELLCQEKEKDVLVTHQAKEDLEKRIVELLIKTQQLEGYQQNFEILRKERDNLSTEVTSLKEEICHYQENQLQKQQEMSVIEVKHNTFKENLAALNSQLVKVTSTTSQKESELLLLQNELRQQDNLREKAQELERNVSELQAKILEVSTLASEREAQISSLHNEIKDQQLRSQQSEDDLRRELEKKVAILQGQLETVSRDVTDKDHLLQSLDQKLRQMELLCQQKDKDVLETQQAKEDLEKKIVELLVEKQQLHKCQHFLEKERDHLLSKVSSLKEEISSSLLNEQPKQQEVSLLKDEQNALKENLAALQNQLEEMTATALQKESELILLQQELCLKEKAQDHENIIREESKKKVCELQAKILEVSTLASEREAQISSLHNEIKDQQLRSQQSEDDLHSELEKKVAILQGQLETVSRDVTDKDHLLQSLDQKLRQMELLCQQKEKYILETHQEKEDLKRRIVELHADKHKLDGYQQNLEIMRKERDHLCSLSQSLQRECDASQRIRAELELKVEEQSGSILTLKNTARQWEEQNNELLEQLKIKSEAVEHCKTQVELARNHYNGKKQLLLEAQETNKTLEHSLESCKREVKALETELTLARMNLDQAKTKEKNLVAKLKSLEAQVDFTDRQLREQKKMTDKTGEVRVRDGMYARVPETRHDTSTDSLEFDLNDSLNAGSRSAVPGESSTPLVRSSERLAAKRRALGAESLETLYFTPMSQQGNKRKDDHNNAFERKLETSITSFGDLVVDSAKKLTASARRRRTTQVINITMAKTSGSVNGEESFSSVHSARSQPNLAIHHSRPVSLDLSEESARATLSKTDKLDSLPGYRRSAVHSVGPPRATSTFCIGAENEPEHAADDWMRIAELQARNKACLPHLKSSYPLESRPSLGLPSFTITDDDLRMGDPDETIRRASMIPGQLMESLNSRRLSLAPGASSSQALAQSQPQRSTMLPGQIRSSTAAYRASQVTKTTSNVHVSENARSPLAPKRPGSQLQGPDTPEAKKLASCFPRPMTPKGRHTNIQNRRPNSPAERRQSLMFTVVNTPKTNTRGDSRLQRGLNKLRNSARKSPAVASRALRSAMSAVDGRSPLDSTRRKSPRNKSPKSSNAKKIKFRIKV; from the exons ATGAAGTTAAGTGGTGCCAAGGCGGGAGCGCTTTTGATATGG ATCAACAGCGTGTGTCCAGAGGAGCCTGTTGGACAGTTTACCCATTTGAAGGATGGGCATCAACTCCTGAGGATTTGCTACAAACT ACAGGGTAAAGTGCCTGATGGGGAATTGAAGACTTTATCTCTTTACAACAAAGTGGAAATCATCTTCAGCATATTGCACT ATGACTTTCACCTCACCACAAGACAGAGCTCCCTCATCCTACAGAAAATCGATCAAGAAGTTGATCTGGAGCTTCAGCTTGCCAAG GTGGCAATTCTGCTTTGTTACTGCAGCTTTAAAAAGAACAACCTGCAACCTTTGAGCGCAAATGCACAG TCGGTGATTGCATCCATGTTTCATTTAGTAAAAGATGATGCAGATGGTCTATCATTAGACGAAGGGCTAGATCAGTTTCTAACCCAAGACT CTGTCATGAACTCCTCCACATCCAGCACTGAGAGCAGTGGCTGCTCTTCATTCTATACTGATGATGAGTCTCCGATTTTTGGTCGGTTCCAACGTCCTCCTAGAGTTAAATTTCAAGAGCTTTGcaaagtggccttcagctctgaCGG CTCTCCAGTACAAGACATCATGAGCACAccgcattttcagttaaaaaagcTCCGGAAGGAACTGGCACATGAGGGTGACGTGAGAGACGAGCTAGAAATAGAACTAGCAAATCAGATCGCCATCATCTCAGAGAAAG AGGGCTTGATCTCCCAGTTGCAGCACAGGGTGGAGCGTCTGCTGCGGGAGCAGGGAGAGTTAGAGAAAGATCATAAAGCTGAACTCCTGGAGCTCCAAGAGAAGAATGAGAG tCTTCTCCGTAGAGTGCATGAGGTTCTTAAACAATGTCAAGACTTAAAAACCGACAACtcacagaaagagaaaaagattGATGAACTTACTGAGGAAAACGGAACTCTTGCTGCTCAG GTGCGAAACACATTTTTCCAACTGGCAAGAGCTGAGGAGGAAGTCGCTAAGCTCACTCTGACACACGAAACATCGCAGGCTGAGTGGATGAAAAGAAAGGAGTTTATTGAGAGAGAATTAAACGAAGTGGTCACACACAGG GTGTGCCTGAATGAGCAAGTTCAGATCTTGCAGGGCAAGATCTCCGTTCTCGAAGATGAACTCAAAAAAGCTCAGTCTCAAGAGAGAGGAGAAGTGATGGGGCCCATCATGGAG tggGAGAAACTTAAACAAGAATTGTCAGAGCTGACTCTTAAACGTGCTCAGCTTCAGGACACTATTTCCCGTCTTGAAAAAGAGAAGGCAGAAGTTGAAGCCTTGCTAGTCCAGGAAAGATGCTCATTTGAAAAGGAGACCACAAGACTTCAGACGTTGGTGTTTGATCTGGAGAAATCTGTCAGCAGCATCCGTATGGAGAGAGAGGCATTGCAGAAGGCCTTAATGACTCAGAAGGAAATGTTTACTTCACAGATATCAGCTCTGGAAAGTGATGTTTCTCGGCTGCAACAGGTAGAAGTTCGGTTGACAACAGAGATAACAATCTCTGCAGAACTTCGCCAGCAGAGAGGGGAGCTGGAGGGGAAGGTAGCCTGCTTAGACAAGATGGTCAATGCACTACAAACTGAGATCCAGGGcatggaaaaagaaagagaaacaaagCAGGATGCCCTGAATGCCCTCATGGTTGACTTGCAGAATGCCCAGACCACCCTTCAGGACTATGAAAAGAAGTTGGAAAAGCATCAGAAAGTGGTAGAAGATAAAGCTTCCCTGACCAAGGAGGCATGTACATTGCGGCAGGAAATTGATGAGCATCTGCAGACCATCGGAGAGCTACAGGGGCAAATTAGTATCCTCAGACAGGAGAAAACAGAGGAAGAAAGCAAAGTTAGTCAGGCATTGACCAAAATTGAAAGCGTCAAAACTCAAATTCTGGAACTGTCAGAACAAATATCCCTGAAGGATGAGGAGATCACAAATCTGAGGAATGAGTACGTCTCTTTAGACACTAAATTTAAGCTTGTTAAGGAACAAAATTGTGAAATAAATGAAAGTTGTAAAGAGCATGAGGACACTATTAAGAAACTTCAGCAAGAACTTCTCTCTGCTTCTTCGACTGCGTCAGAAAAACAGGAGGAAGTATTGGTTCTGTCAGCTGAGGTAGCATCTCTTAAAGAGCAGATCTGCCATTACAATAAAAATGATCAGCAGAAACAAGATAAATTATCTGTTTTGGAGGCAGAACAAAATGTGCTGAAGGAAAACTTGACTTCCATCCGGAACCAGTTGACTGAGGCGACAACTACAACTTTGCAAAAGGAATCTGAGCTCATTTCGCTTAAACAGGAGCTTTGCCTTCAAGAAACGCTAAGAGAAAAGTCTCAGGAGCTTGAGACAGCCAGGTGTGAGGAGTTTGAGAGAAAGGTGAATGAACTTCAGGCCAAAATCATAGAAGTTTCCACTCTTGCCTCTGAGAGGGAAGCCTGTATGACTTCTCTTCAATGTGAAATAAAAGATCAACAATTGAGGGCCAAACAGTCTGAAGATGATCTTCGGCGAGAGCTGGAGGAGCATGTTGGAAATCTACAGAGACAATTGGAAGCTGCCAATTGTGGCGCTGCAGACAAAGATCATCAGCTGGAGTCTTTGGAACAGAAGCTGAGACAGATGGAACTGCTCTGCCAACAAAAGGATAAAGATGTCCTTGTGACACTTCAGACAAAGGAGGACCTGGAGACAAAGATTGTTGAGCTTGCTGAGAAACAACATCTGGATGAGTGCCAGAATAATTTGGAGAAGGAAAGAGGCCACCTGTCAGCTGAAGTGTCATCTCTTAAAGAAGAAATCTGCTGTTACCTTGAAAATGATCAACAGAAACAACAGGAAGTTTCCTTGTTAAAGGATGAATATTATGCACTGAAGGAAAGCTTTGCATCTCTTCAGAACCAACTGATTGAGTTGACAACTACAGCTTCGCAGAAGGAATCTGAGCTCCTCTTGGTTCAGCAGGAGGTTTGCCACCAAGAGGCCCTAAGAGAAAGTGCTCAGGAGCTTGAGACTGTCATGCGTAAAGATTTTGAGAGAAAGATGAGTGAACTTCAGGCCAAAATACTAGAGATCTCCACTCTTGCCTCTGAGAGGGAAGCTCAAATAAGTTCTCTTCAAGATGAGATGAAGGATCAACAATTGAAGTCCAAACAATCTGAAGGTGATCTCCGCATAGAGCTAGAAGAGAAGGTTTGCACCCTAAAAGGAGAACTACATGCTGCAATTTGTGATGCTGCAAATAAAGACCATCAGCTAGAGTCTTTGGATCAGAAGCTGAGACTGATTGAACTGCTGTGCCAACAAAAGGATAAAGATGTCCTTGAGACACATAAGGCAAAGGAGGACCTAGAGAAGAAAATTGGTGAGCTTCTTGTCGAGAAACAACAACTGCACGAGTGCCAGCATAATTTGGAGAAGGAAAGAGACCACCTGTTATCTAAAGTATCATCTCTTAAAGAGGAAATCAGCAATTCCCTTCTGAATGAACAACAGAAACGACAAGAAGTGTCTGTGTTGAAGgatgaacaaaatgcattaaaGGAAAACTTGGCTGCTCTTCAGAACCAACTAGAGGAGATGACAGCTACAGCTTTGCAGAAAGAATCTGAGCTCATCTTGCTTCAGCAGGAGCTTTGCCTAAAAGAAAAGGCTCAGGATCATGAGAATATCATCCGTGAAGAGTCtaagaaaaaagtatgtgaacttcAAGCCAAAATCTTGGAGGTCTCCACTCTTGCCTCTGAGAGGGAAGCTCAAATACGTTCTCTTCAAGATGAGATGAAGGATCAACAATTGAAGTTCAAACAATCTGAAGATGAGCTCCACCGAGAGCTGGAGGAAAAGGTCGGAGGCCTACAGGGACAACTAGAAACTGTCAGTCGTGACACTGCAGACAAAGACCATTTCTTGCAGTCATTGGAACAGAAGCTAAGGCAGATGGAACTGCTTTGCCAAGAAAAGGAGAAAGATGTCCTTGTGACACATCAGGCAAAGGAGGACTTGGAGAAGAGGATTGTCGAGCTTCTTATTAAGACACAACAACTAGAAGGATACCAGCAGAATTTTGAGATATTGAGGAAGGAAAGAGACAACCTGTCAACTGAGGTAACATCTCTCAAAGAGGAAATCTGCCACTACCAAGAAAACCAGTTGCAGAAACAACAGGAAATGTCTGTTATAGAGGTTAAACACAACACTTTCAAGGAAAACCTGGCTGCCCTTAACAGCCAATTGGTGAAGGTGACATCCACAACTTCACAGAAGGAATCTGAGCTTCTTTTGCTTCAAAATGAGCTACGCCAACAAGATAACCTTAGAGAAAAAGCTCAGGAGCTTGAGAGAAATGTGAGTGAACTTCAGGCTAAGATCCTAGAGGTCTCCACTCTTGCCTCTGAGAGGGAAGCTCAAATAAGTTCTCTTCATAATGAGATAAAGGATCAACAATTAAGGTCCCAACAGTCTGAAGATGATCTCCGCAGAGAGCTAGAGAAGAAGGTTGCAATCCTTCAGGGACAACTAGAGACTGTCAGTCGTGACGTCACAGACAAAGACCATCTCTTGCAGTCTTTGGATCAGAAGCTCAGGCAGATGGAACTGCTGTGCCAACAGAAGGATAAAGATGTCCTTGAGACACAACAGGCAAAGGAGGACCTGGAGAAGAAAATTGTTGAGCTTCTTGTCGAGaaacaacaactgcacaagtgcCAGCATTTTTTGGAGAAGGAAAGAGACCACCTGTTATCTAAAGTATCATCTCTTAAAGAGGAAATCAGCAGTTCCCTTCTGAATGAACAACCAAAACAACAGGAAGTGTCTTTGTTAAAGGATGAACAAAATGCATTGAAGGAAAACCTGGCTGCTCTTCAGAACCAACTAGAGGAGATGACAGCTACGGCTTTGCAGAAAGAATCTGAGCTCATCTTGCTTCAGCAGGAGCTTTGCCTAAAAGAAAAGGCTCAGGATCATGAGAATATCATCCGTGAAGAGTCtaagaaaaaagtatgtgaacttcAAGCCAAAATCTTGGAGGTCTCCACTCTTGCCTCTGAGAGGGAAGCTCAAATAAGTTCTCTTCATAATGAGATAAAGGATCAACAATTAAGGTCCCAACAGTCTGAAGATGATCTCCACAGCGAGCTGGAGAAGAAGGTTGCAATCCTTCAGGGACAACTAGAGACTGTCAGTCGTGATGTCACAGACAAAGACCATCTCTTGCAGTCTTTGGATCAGAAGCTCAGGCAGATGGAACTGCTGTGCCAACAGAAGGAAAAATATATCCTTGAGACACATCAGGAAAAGGAGGACCTGAAGAGGAGAATTGTTGAGCTTCATGCTGACAAACATAAACTGGATGGGTACCAGCAAAATTTGGAGATAATGAGGAAGGAAAGAGACCACCTATGTTCTCTTAGCCAGTCTCTCCAAAGAGAGTGTGATGCATCCCAGAGGATTAGAGCCGAGCTGGAGTTGAAGGTGGAGGAGCAAAGTGGCTCTATCCTTACTCTTAAAAACACTGCTCGACAGTGGGAGGAGCAGAATAATGAACTCTTGGAACAACTGAAGATTAAGTCAGAAGCAGTAGAACACTGCAAAACACAG GTGGAGTTGGCAAGGAATCACTACAATGGTAAAAAGCAGCTGCTGCTGGAGGCTCAGGAGACAAACAAGACTCTTGAGCACTCCCTGGAGTCCTGCAAGAGAGAAGTCAAAGCTCTGGAGACAGAGCTGACATTGGCTCGCATGAACTTAGACCAGGCAAAGACCAAAGAGAAGAACCTTGTTGCCAAACTGAAGAGCTTGGAGGCTCAA gtggACTTCACTGACAGGCAACTGCGAGAGCAGAAGAAAATGACTGATAAAACTGGGGAGGTGAGAGTCAGAGATGGTATGTATGCCAGAGTTCCAGAGACCCGGCATGACACCAGCACCGACAGCTTGGAGTTTGACCTGAACGATTCGCTCAATGCTGGCAG TCGTTCAGCAGTGCCAGGTGAGTCTAGCACTCCACTTGTACGTAGCTCAGAGCGTTTGGCTGCTAAACGTCGAGCCTTGGGGGCAGAATCCCTTGAGACTCTCTACTTCACACCTATGAGTCAACAAGGTAACAAACGGAAAGATGACCACAACAATGCTTTTGAACGCAAACTGGAGACCAGCATCACTTCATTTGGCGATCTCGTGGTGGACTCTGCAAAGAAGCTCACAGCCTCTGCCCGCAGGCGACGTACCACACAGGTTATCAACATCACCATGGCTAAG ACATCAGGAAGTGTTAATGGGGAGGAGTCGTTTTCTAGTGTTCACTCTGCCCGATCTCAGCCCAACCTTGCAATTCACCACTCACGGCCTGTGTCCTTGGACCTCTCTGAGGAAAGTGCCAGAGCAACTTTATCAAAAACAGACAAACTTGATAGTCTGCCTGGATATCGCAGAAGTGCTGTGCACAGTGTTGGTCCACCAAGAG CCACCAGTACGTTTTGTATTGGTGCAGAGAATGAACCAGAGCATGCTGCTGATGACTGGATGCGCATTGCTGAACTGCAGGCGCGAAACAAAGCCTGTCTGCCTCACCTGAAGAGCAGCTACCCACTGGAGTCCAGG CCCAGTCTGGGACTTCCCTCATTCACAATAACGGACGACGATCTACGGATGGGTGACCCGGACGAGACTATTCGCCGCGCATCCATGATTCCGGGTCAGCTCATGGAATCTTTAAACTCCAGACGCCTCTCTTTGGCACCAGGAGCAAGTTCAAGCCAAGCTCTTGCACAGTCCCAGCCCCAGCGCTCCACCATGTTACCGGGTCAGATCCGATCCAGCACCGCTGCTTACCGGGCCTCTCAGGTCACAAAAACAACCTCAAATGTGCATGTATCAGAAAATGCACGTAGCCCACTAGCCCCTAAACGCCCTGGATCCCAGCTGCAAGGCCCCGACACACCTGAG GCAAAGAAGTTGGCAAGCTGCTTCCCTCGGCCAATGACGCCTAAAGGCAGACACACCAACATTCAAAACAGACGTCCAAACTCTCCG GCTGAGCGAAGGCAATCTCTCATGTTCACTGTTGTAAATACTCCAAAGACCAACACTCGTGGTGATAGCAGGCTACAGCGAGGCCTCAACAAACTGCGTAACAGCGCCCGCAAATCTCCAGCCGTGGCCAGCCGTGCTCTTCGCTCTGCAATGAGCGCAGTTGACGGCAGGTCACCTCTAGACTCAACTCGGAGAAAGTCGCCCCGCAACAAGTCTCCCAAATCCTCCAATGCCAAAAAG aTAAAGTTCAGGATAAAGGTCTGA